The following coding sequences lie in one Panicum virgatum strain AP13 chromosome 6N, P.virgatum_v5, whole genome shotgun sequence genomic window:
- the LOC120679630 gene encoding peroxidase 47-like, protein MSAGQMKRGFVRLLILVQVAAALAGPVAGELSMGYYGMTCPFAEYIVRNVVGEALMKDPTLAGSLLRLHFHDCFVQGCDASVLLDSADGNTAEKDAPANQSLRGFEVIDSIKEAVEAQCPGVVSCADVLALAARDAVFMARGPYYGVPLGRRDGTRSVASDTFLALPPPINNVTLLIQIFANVSLDVHDMVALSGGHTLGIAHCANFKARLQAETETLDSSLATSLGSVCQGGDSATAPFDRTSTRFDAVYYRELTSRRGLLSSDQALFESPETREMVSMFAMNPSYFFYAFQQGMYKMGQINLKVGDEGEIRRTCRVINS, encoded by the coding sequence ATGAGTGCCGGCCAGATGAAGAGGGGCTTTGTCAGGCTCCTGATCCTGGTGCAGGtggccgccgccctggccggtcccgtcgccggcgagctcagcatGGGCTACTACGGCATGACCTGCCCGTTCGCGGAGTACATCGTCCGCAACGTCGTCGGCGAGGCCCTGATGAAAGACCCCACCCTCGCCGGCAGCCTCCTCCGGCTGCacttccacgactgcttcgtGCAGGGCTGCGACGCGTCGGTCCTGCTGGACTCGGCGGACGGCAACACGGCGGAGAAGGACGCGCCGGCGAACCAGAGCCTGCGCGGCTTCGAGGTGATCGACAGCATCAAGGAGGCCGTGGAGGCGCAGTGCCCCGGCGTCGTCTCCTGCGCCGACGTCCTGGCGCTGGCCGCCCGCGACGCCGTGTTCATGGCGCGCGGGCCCTACTACGGCGTGCCCCTCGGCCGCCGCGACGGCACCCGCTCCGTCGCCTCCGACACCTTCCTGGCGCTCCCGCCTCCGATCAACAACGTGACGCTCCTCATCCAGATCTTCGCCAACGTCAGCCTCGACGTCCACGACATGGTGGCGCTCTCCGGCGGCCACACGCTGGGCATCGCGCACTGCGCCAACTTCAAGGCCCGGCTGCAGGCGGAGACGGAGACGCTGGACTCGTCGCTGGCCACGTCGCTGGGCTCCGTCTGCCAGGGCGGCGACTCGGCCACGGCGCCGTTCGACCGGACGAGCACCCGCTTCGACGCCGTCTACTACCGGGAGCTGACCTCGCGGCGGGGGCTCCTGAGCTCCGACCAGGCGCTGTTCGAGTCGCCGGAGACCAGGGAGATGGTCAGCATGTTCGCCATGAACCCGTCCTACTTCTTCTACGCGTTCCAGCAGGGGATGTACAAGATGGGGCAGATCAACCTCAAGGTGGGCGACGAGGGCGAGATCAGGAGGACCTGCAGGGTCATCAACTCCTAA